The following proteins are encoded in a genomic region of Triticum dicoccoides isolate Atlit2015 ecotype Zavitan chromosome 1B, WEW_v2.0, whole genome shotgun sequence:
- the LOC119306240 gene encoding uncharacterized protein LOC119306240, which translates to MAAAAILSNSAKSSPLSSFYYHQNSTQSSKTLPDLSDHRQSRCCRRPRRSPPPEPVLSPLSRGHPAPLRRFLYAGMDAAVHGEPAGGLRLAGDGRSRRGRRRQRPCLCFGRATKRRKKTKALTSSMGPATPPLRGLFVEICLQIGPCTSSGSNFLSVNPNEVKPKPTSSFCRAHSVGHGFTMVCHRDLYALALIHPLRESTFSGDLFRKFLTLLPGAFFIPRQATIPTCMIVMQ; encoded by the exons atggccgccgcggccATCCTCTCGAATTCGGCCAAGTCGAGCCCCCTCTCCTCCTTCTACTACCACCAGAACTCCACCCAGTCCTCGAAGACCCTCCCTGACCTCTCAGACCATCGCCAGAGCCGCTGTTGCCGTCGTCCCCGTAgatcgccaccgccggagccggtTCTTTCCCCTCTTAGTCGTGGCCACCCCGCTCCTCTCCGGCGTTTCCTCTACGCGGGGATGGATGCGGCTGTCCACGGCGAGCCCGCCGGTGGCCTCCGTttggccggagatggccggagtcgCCGGGGTCGGCGCCGGCAGCGCCCCTGCCTCTGCTTCGGTCGGGccacgaagaggaggaagaagacgaaggcGTTGACCAGCAGCATGGGTCCCGCGACCCCACCT CTCAGGGGCCTGTTTGTAGAGATATGTTTACAGATTGGTCCCTGCACTTCATCGGGCTCTAACTTTTTATCCGTAAAtccaaatgaggtgaaaccaaagcccacttcttcgttttgCCGAGCCCATTCTGTTGGTCATGGTTTCACTATGGTTTGCCACCGTGacctttatgcccttgcccttattcatccCCTTCGAGAGAGTACGTTTTCCGGCGATTTGTTCCGCAAGTTTCtgacacttctccccggtgccttcttcatccccaggcaagccacaatacccacttgcatgatagtcatgcagtag